The genomic window ctgtgtttgaaGCGCGGACTGtgtgtatgactgtgtgtgtgtgtctgtgtttgtgtgactgtgtctctgtgcgtgtgtgtgtgtgtgtgtgtctcaaggTCAAGTTCTCTCCTTTATAACCTCTGACcccattaacacatctctatcatctgttGCTTTCATGACTCTTTTAAAGAAGCCACAGTGACCCCCAAAAAACCATCCTCTAATcatctgaagtaaataactacagacctgtctctcttcttccttttctttccaaaactctggagcgtgcttTCTTTAACCAGACCTGATCATCACCCACCACAGACAGACCATCAACCTCCACAGACAGATCATCAACTCCACAGACAACCATCACCCTCCACAGACAGATCATCATCAACCTCACACAGACAGATCATCAACCTCCACAGACAGATCATCAACCTCCACAGACAGACCATCACCCCACAGACAGATCATCAACCTCCACAGACAGACCATCACCCTCCACAGACAGACCATCACCctccacagacctgaccatcacccaCCACAGAGCAGATCATCACCCGCCGCAGACCACAGACCTGACCCTCCATCACCCTCCACAGACAGACCATCACCctccacagacctgaccatcacccaCCTCCACCACAGACAGACCATCACCctccacagacctgaccatcaccccCTCATACTGatggaacctgggtgtgacacttgacgaccatctctccctcactgccaacattgatGCAATAGCTCCATCTTGCAGAtgcatgttgcacaacatcagaaggatacaacctcttctaacccagaaggcggcacaggtcctggtcctggtccaggtccaggtcctgcatgtgccatatgacctctgcagctcatccagaacgcagcagctcgactggtcttcaacttaccgacgttctctcacactacaccgctcctccgctcccttcactcaCTTCCTGTAGCTGTTcacatccgcttcaagactctagtgctcctgtctacatccaggacatcatcaaaacctacaccccggcccgcccactccgctctgcatcggcaaaccttgctgccccctcactgagaggatcgcagaggcgtTCACGGTCCTGACATCAGACAGCACAAAGCCTCCACATCTGTTTCCACTtgacctcgactaagacgacaacgacaaaaaaatgcatcacaCTTATGACGAACACTTTGGAGTTTGTCTTTGAGTTtgtctttggataaaagcgtcttcTCAatgacatgtctgtgtgtgtgtgtgtgtgtgtctccatgtcCAGCAGTGGTCAGTACTGTGGTTGGTCAGTGGTGGACTGCGACCACCAGCTGCAGCTCATGAGTCTCTCTGGATCCAGTGGCACGCAGGAGCGAGGCAGCGCAGTACATCACTGTGAACAGAGGCGGCGCTCCAGCGACCGCTCACGTGACTCCTCCcacgagagaggagagagtcaGCTGACGCCGTGTATCAGAAATGTCATGTCCCCCACTCAGCAGCATGGTGAGGATGAAAGACTTACCTCACTGTCGCCTTGGTAACGCTCAAAGCTGTCTACATTCAGCCGTCACAGTCCTGACAGATGTcctgtttcctccacatgagggttgtgggcgGTGCTAATCTCATCCGACATATGGCGAGGGGCGGAGTAACACCCTGACTGACatatcgccagtccatagttagACAGTCAAGAGTTACAGTAAAGAGACGACCACGTAACGACAGGACTCTCACAGAAGAGTTACAAACTAAAAGAAGGCTCCGCCCACTACAtttaagaataaaacatttttttacgtTAATGACAGAATCATCTAAGAATGATGGAAGCTTATACGAAAGTCTGACACCTGCTCTGCCTCCTCGTCCTCAGACCGTCAGCGTGGTGATGgaggctcctcctctccatcgTCCAGTCCACGCCCTCCCACAGTTTCTGTGGTCAGGGGACAAAGTCCTCGGGTGCCGGGCGTCTCTGGAGTGGACGTGAGCTGCATGTCTGAGGCGAGCAGTAAAGATGGACATCGCGGCGCAGCACGGAGCACAGACAGAGTCACTCTGATTGTAGACAACACCAGATTTGTGGTGGATCCCACCATTTTCACCGCTCAGCCCAACACCATGCTGGGCAGGTAAGCAGTGTTTCACACTCACTCTGGCtatgagcgccccctgcagctgctgctgaggaccacacacacagaggctcagtCTCAGTGAAAAAATGTAACTAAagacatgtaaaataaaatctgcGTCAGTTTAAGTGTGTGATgtctacatcacatgatcacgtctttatctcactgtcacacagaactcactctcccacaccaaagtccagagagaaaaccacagcagctgctggtcctctgctgcctcgtgtggtcactttgtgtcactgaggtcaatctgaacgtcggatttcaaacacagaagtgacaaaataagaagGTGATGActaaggcagcagtggatcactgatgttctctgtggactttggtgtgggagagtgagtgagtgtgtgtgtgtgtgtgtgggagagtgaatgacAGGcaatgctgtgtttgtgttttcatgtcaggATGTTTGGTTCTGGGCGAGACAACAACTTTACTCGCTCTAATGAGAAAGGAGAGTTTGATGTGGCGGACGGCATCAGCTCCACCGTCTTCAGAGCTGTGCTGGTGAGGAAacccctgtctgtctgtctgtctgtctgtctgtgtgtgtgtctgtctgtgtgtgtgaaacagtgtGCTTCTAAAGTCTCAGTcatttatcctcctcatgagggtcatgaaaaacatgagcagcagagggcgctgaATGTTTCCTCCATCACACACTCAGAGACGCTGacagtgagtcatgtgacgCTGCAGAGAGTGAGTGTCACGTGACTCTGTCATCAGCATCAATAATGGcgtcttgtttttctgtcttgtgcatgtgtttgcatgtaaacacattcaGCTGCTGATTTATGactgctctgtgtgtatgtgtgtgtgtctgcgtctgcgtgtgtgtgtgtgtgtgtgtgtgtgtgtgtgtgtgtgtgtgtgtgtgtgtgtgtgtgtgtgtgtgtgtgtcgtcgtctgcgtgtgtgtgtgtgtgtgtgtgtgtgtgtgtgtgtgagagagttaaAATGACAGGATTACTACAAGTCGGGGATAATCCGTTGTCCTGATGGTTTTTCCATTCCTGAACTGCGGGAGGCGTGTGACTACTTCTGCATCTCCTTCAACTCCAGCACCATCAAGTGCAGAGACCTCAGTGAGTTCACCACACTCTCTACTATATACACCACACTCTCTACT from Solea senegalensis isolate Sse05_10M unplaced genomic scaffold, IFAPA_SoseM_1 scf7180000017685, whole genome shotgun sequence includes these protein-coding regions:
- the btbd10a gene encoding BTB/POZ domain-containing protein 10a, giving the protein MSLSGSSGTQERGSAVHHCEQRRRSSDRSRDSSHERGESQLTPCIRNVMSPTQQHDRQRGDGGSSSPSSSPRPPTVSVVRGQSPRVPGVSGVDVSCMSEASSKDGHRGAARSTDRVTLIVDNTRFVVDPTIFTAQPNTMLGRMFGSGRDNNFTRSNEKGEFDVADGISSTVFRAVLDYYKSGIIRCPDGFSIPELREACDYFCISFNSSTIKCRDLS